The proteins below come from a single Rosa rugosa chromosome 2, drRosRugo1.1, whole genome shotgun sequence genomic window:
- the LOC133734715 gene encoding large ribosomal subunit protein uL2m — MALWRARAVSSALFNRLLSRSSATDTAAAHRSFSTGGTNSQFFTYDINSQYGSCMPLAAMHIQAKIHNIELNPGQGGKLVRAPGTCAKILKEPTSKGCLVRLPSGVEKWIDSKCRAVIGEVPSQGKKPKKLYKAGQSRWLGIRPTVRGVAMNPCDHPHGGGEGKSKSSGSHGKCSRTPWGKPCKGGYKTGPNKRKK; from the exons ATGGCTTTGTGGCGAGCTCGTGCGGTTTCGTCGGCGCTGTTCAATAGGCTCCTCAGCCGCTCCAGCGCCACCGACACCGCCGCCGCCCACCGCAGTTTTTCCACAG GGGGTACAAATAGTCAGTTTTTTACTTATGACATTAATTCACAATACGGAAGTTGCATGCCGCTTGCTGCTATGCACATTCAAGCCAAAATACACAACATTGAGTTAAACCCTGGTCAAGGTGGCAAGTTAGTTCGGGCTCCGGGAACTTGTGCAAAGATTTTGAAAGAACCCACGTCGAAAGGTTGTCTTGTGAGACTGCCTTCTGGTGTTGAAAAGTGGATTGATTCCAAGTGCCGGGCCGTTATCGGTGAGGTCCCAAGTCAAGGCAAAAAGCCTAAGAAGCTCTATAAAGCTGGGCAAAGCCGGTGGTTAGGCATCAGACCAACAGTGCGAGGAGTGGCAATGAATCCATGTGATCATCCCCATGGTGGAGGGGAGGGCAAGAGCAAGAGTAGTGGTTCTCATGGAAAATGTTCTCGAACACCTTGGGGCAAGCCTTGTAAGGGTGGATACAAGACTGGACCCAACAAGCGTAAGAAGTAA